A genomic segment from Saimiri boliviensis isolate mSaiBol1 chromosome 14, mSaiBol1.pri, whole genome shotgun sequence encodes:
- the FFAR2 gene encoding free fatty acid receptor 2, translating to MLDWKSSLTLTAYVIIFLTGFPANLLALRAFTGRVRQPQPAPVHILLLSLTLADLLLLLLLPFRIIEAASNFHWYLPEIVCALTGFGFYSSIYCSTWLLAGISIERYVGVAFPVQYKLSRRPLYGVIAALVAWIMSFGHCTIVIIVQYLNTTEQARSGNEITCYENFTDRQLEVVLPVRLELCLVLFLIPMVVTIFCYWRFVRIMLSQPHVGAQRRRRAVGLAVVTLLNFLVCFGPYNVSHLVGYYQKKSPWWRTIAVVFSSLNASVDPLLFYFSSSVVRRAFGRGLQVLRNQGSSLLGRRSKDTAEGTNGDRGVSQGEGMPSSDFTTD from the coding sequence ATGCTGGACTGGAAGAGCTCCTTGACCCTCACAGCTTATGTCATCATCTTCCTCACTGGCTTCCCTGCCAATCTCCTGGCCCTGCGGGCCTTCACGGGACGGGTCCGCCAGCCCCAGCCTGCACCTGTGCACATCCTCTTGCTCAGCCTGACGTTGGCCgacctcctcctgctgctgctgctgcccttcAGGATCATCGAGGCTGCGTCGAACTTTCACTGGTACCTGCCTGAGATCGTCTGCGCCCTCACGGGTTTCGGCTTTTACAGCAGCATCTACTGCAGCACGTGGCTGCTGGCGGGCATCAGCATCGAGCGCTATGTGGGAGTGGCTTTCCCTGTGCAGTACAAGCTCTCCCGCCGGCCTCTGTATGGAGTGATTGCAGCTCTCGTGGCCTGGATTATGTCCTTTGGTCACTGCACCATCGTGATCATCGTTCAGTATTTGAACACAACCGAGCAGGCCAGAAGTGGCAATGAAATTACCTGCTACGAGAACTTCACTGACCGACAGCTGGAGGTGGTGCTGCCTGTGCGGCTGGAGCTGTGCCTGGTGCTCTTCCTCATCCCCATGGTGGTCACCATCTTCTGCTACTGGCGTTTTGTGCGGATCATGCTCTCCCAGCCCCATGTGGGGGCCCAGAGGCGGCGCCGGGCTGTGGGGCTGGCTGTGGTGACGCTGCTCAATTTCCTGGTGTGCTTTGGACCTTACAACGTGTCCCACTTGGTGGGGTATTACCAGAAGAAAAGCCCCTGGTGGCGGACGATAGCCGTGGTGTTCAGTTCACTCAACGCCAGTGTGGACCCCCTGctcttctatttctcttcttccGTGGTGCGCAGGGCATTTGGCAGAGGGCTGCAGGTGCTACGGAATCAGGGCTCCTCCCTGTTGGGACGCAGAAGCAAAGACACAGCAGAAGGGACAAATGGGGACAGGGGTGTGAGTCAGGGAGAGGGAATGCCGAGTTCGGACTTCACTACGGACTAG